A region from the Streptosporangium sp. NBC_01756 genome encodes:
- a CDS encoding DedA family protein has translation MRLLVADIPDPTSASFLGMPLWLWVLLGGIALFGVFQVYYWIGYKLGPRLYASRLGRKIGEKNILTVENAVRRWGALAVYGCFWVPGLRHTLPWVAGVLRVSYPWYVVASALGCLTWVPVTSFGLYSLIWGWLKLAAESPILAGTAAVAVVAVIAVLVHRRRSRVSPRAEGEFTNV, from the coding sequence GTGCGACTCCTTGTGGCGGACATCCCCGACCCCACATCCGCCTCCTTCCTGGGGATGCCGCTGTGGCTCTGGGTCCTCCTCGGCGGGATCGCCCTTTTCGGTGTCTTCCAGGTCTACTACTGGATCGGCTACAAGCTGGGGCCCCGGCTCTACGCGTCCCGGCTGGGCCGGAAGATCGGCGAGAAGAACATCCTCACGGTGGAGAACGCCGTCAGGAGATGGGGTGCGCTCGCCGTCTACGGCTGCTTCTGGGTTCCGGGGCTGCGGCACACGCTGCCGTGGGTCGCGGGGGTGCTCCGGGTCTCCTATCCCTGGTACGTCGTGGCCAGCGCGCTCGGCTGCCTGACCTGGGTTCCGGTGACGTCCTTCGGCCTCTATTCGCTGATCTGGGGCTGGCTGAAGCTGGCTGCCGAGTCCCCGATCCTGGCGGGCACGGCCGCCGTGGCCGTGGTGGCCGTGATCGCCGTTCTCGTCCACCGCCGCCGCAGCAGGGTCTCGCCGCGGGCGGAAGGCGAGTTCACCAACGTGTGA
- a CDS encoding lysylphosphatidylglycerol synthase transmembrane domain-containing protein, with protein sequence MKNKWVQIGLSVVSLALAATLVRFLPQIVAALTGKHVSWSQIGAQFSSLSWQTVALMTVVWLASLMAYTFVLTASLPGLTHPQALALNAAGSAVSNLLPFGGAAGVAMTIAMTKGWGFPLRAVVVSTLSSGIWNTLFRFVLPAVGIVALLVSGQRLSPAVTNAGWVGSLSLLALVAVVAAALYWDRAATALGRALDAAVRPLPHRFRPAEHALSGALAKLRADTSEVVRHRWPGLTLGMIFFLGLQWLILVCCLQATGAYPGLAQSIAVFALSRVLTSALVTPSGAGIMEAGTVGALVFFGAPLDSATAAALLFGFWTYTVEIPFGGLALGAWALLRRRENAASASAKEPISR encoded by the coding sequence ATGAAGAACAAATGGGTCCAGATCGGGCTGTCGGTCGTGTCCCTGGCACTGGCCGCCACACTCGTGCGCTTCCTGCCGCAGATCGTGGCGGCGCTGACCGGCAAGCACGTCTCCTGGTCGCAGATCGGCGCCCAGTTCTCCAGCCTGAGCTGGCAGACGGTCGCGCTGATGACCGTCGTCTGGCTGGCCAGCCTGATGGCCTACACGTTCGTGCTGACCGCCTCCCTGCCCGGCCTGACCCATCCGCAGGCGCTGGCGCTGAACGCGGCCGGCAGCGCGGTGAGCAACCTGCTCCCGTTCGGCGGCGCGGCCGGAGTGGCGATGACGATCGCGATGACCAAGGGATGGGGTTTCCCGCTCCGGGCCGTGGTGGTCTCCACACTCTCCAGCGGCATCTGGAACACCCTGTTCCGGTTCGTCCTGCCCGCCGTGGGCATCGTGGCCCTGCTGGTCAGCGGCCAGCGGCTCAGCCCGGCCGTGACCAACGCCGGCTGGGTGGGCTCGCTGTCCCTGCTGGCCCTGGTCGCCGTGGTAGCCGCCGCCCTCTACTGGGACCGCGCCGCCACCGCGCTCGGCCGCGCCCTCGACGCCGCGGTCCGGCCGCTCCCGCACCGGTTCCGCCCCGCCGAGCACGCCCTCTCCGGGGCGCTGGCGAAGTTGCGCGCCGACACCTCCGAAGTCGTACGGCACCGCTGGCCGGGTCTGACCCTGGGCATGATCTTCTTCCTCGGGCTGCAGTGGCTGATACTGGTCTGTTGCCTGCAGGCCACCGGCGCCTATCCGGGGCTGGCGCAGTCGATCGCCGTGTTCGCCCTGTCCAGGGTGCTGACCAGCGCTCTCGTGACCCCGAGCGGTGCCGGGATCATGGAGGCGGGGACCGTCGGCGCGTTGGTCTTCTTCGGCGCGCCACTCGATTCCGCAACCGCCGCGGCACTGCTTTTCGGCTTCTGGACCTACACTGTCGAAATCCCCTTCGGCGGCCTGGCGCTCGGTGCGTGGGCGCTCCTGCGCCGGCGTGAGAACGCCGCTTCGGCCTCGGCGAAGGAGCCGATCAGCCGCTAG
- a CDS encoding BTAD domain-containing putative transcriptional regulator — MAADMVAFRVLGPVEAHSSDDELDLGGLRQRAVLARLLVARGQVVPVDSLLYDLWADDSAKGAQSGLQVYISRLRRVLEPGRPRGGPNRLLVTVASGYALRVAPEQVDALRFEVLVRMAGEHLENDDPSSARGRLGKALGLWRGTPYSDFADQPWAEAEVNRLAELRLVARERHADSGLRLGMAAEAVPDLEALTTEHPLREEGWRLLALGLYRCGRQGDALAALRRARTILAEELGIDPGPALRRLESDILAQDPGLQLATPPTGRQRPPVSADTWPPRPTTAPVELPPLEPEPFVGRDAELNRLTTAAARTGRFTVAVIGGDAGAGKTTLVRQLTKRLSDDGWGTASGACPDSSATPPGWAWVEILRTLVNAAGPGEYAPLLAPLLDDAAPAPDDDQVSGGFRLHRAVGGYLAAVAKDIPILLTLEDLHWADDQTLALLRALPSLLATSRVLLVVTCRDSELSDQQADVLAALARLGPVRVGLTGLDPKAVAELVRATCVREVDEEAVNSIVERTGGNPFFVRETVRLLDAEAVSDRATAAEVISGVPSGVRDVLRRRISRLPSAAQQTLLQAAVIGRDVDVDVLVEVTGDEDAVVDAVEAALLAGLVTEPGPGMLRFDHDLVRDTLYSDASRLRRSRLHASVAAVIERRNPGDVAALAHHYDAAGTAETAIKAVHYAGLAAEQAERRFAHREAASLWEQAIAAFDRSGITHTPDSTRERLLLTLSLIKALALCGDMAAARGRRREAMDAALPLGNLELTARVAASLAVPHKGMARDFTRTAWEIVDVAEQALVELPAAEQSLRASLLATLALELEGSATPRGEQASLEAEELARRSGDPALLATALSGRLRQSYGITPVGEREVIGRELLEVGKRTGQVAVQALAHLVLMECAAASGAFADADAHVAAAERLARQYGLPAPAAVCTWYAGQRLMIAGDFTGAEGAYRDAARLTARAGMLEGRQDLPLITTFCLRLVNGRAADMVEPLAEAHQRGAKWTLDAYAVALASAGHTRDARAVIAVKTPVRPDFLYELAMIWRALAGMLLDDRERMVEAYDTLKPFSERIAGAGTGVVALWPVALTLGDLALRLGFTEAVKPHYEKALSVAQRVGVARWVEAAQRALSS, encoded by the coding sequence GTGGCGGCTGACATGGTGGCGTTCCGGGTTCTCGGTCCGGTCGAGGCGCATTCCAGCGATGACGAGCTCGACCTAGGCGGGTTGCGGCAGCGTGCTGTCCTGGCCCGGCTGCTGGTGGCACGCGGGCAGGTGGTGCCCGTCGACTCCCTCCTCTACGACCTGTGGGCCGATGACTCCGCCAAGGGCGCGCAGTCGGGCCTGCAGGTCTACATCTCCCGCCTGCGCCGGGTCCTCGAACCCGGCCGTCCGCGCGGGGGGCCCAACCGGCTGCTGGTGACGGTGGCCTCCGGCTACGCGCTCCGGGTCGCTCCCGAGCAGGTCGACGCCCTCCGCTTCGAGGTGCTGGTCCGCATGGCCGGAGAGCATCTGGAGAACGACGACCCCTCGTCGGCGCGAGGCCGCCTGGGGAAGGCCCTGGGGCTGTGGCGCGGCACCCCCTACTCCGACTTCGCCGACCAGCCGTGGGCCGAGGCCGAGGTCAACCGGCTGGCCGAGCTGCGTCTGGTGGCCCGCGAGCGGCACGCCGACAGCGGTCTGCGCCTGGGCATGGCCGCCGAGGCGGTGCCCGATCTGGAGGCGTTGACCACCGAGCACCCGCTCCGCGAGGAGGGCTGGCGGCTGCTGGCCCTCGGCCTCTACCGGTGCGGGCGGCAGGGTGACGCGCTGGCCGCGCTGCGCAGGGCCCGCACGATCCTCGCCGAGGAGCTGGGCATCGACCCGGGGCCGGCGCTGCGCAGACTGGAGTCCGACATCCTGGCCCAGGATCCGGGCCTGCAGCTCGCCACCCCGCCGACCGGCCGGCAGCGCCCTCCGGTGTCCGCCGACACCTGGCCGCCCCGGCCCACGACCGCACCGGTGGAGCTGCCGCCGCTGGAGCCCGAGCCGTTCGTCGGCCGGGACGCCGAACTGAACCGGCTGACCACGGCCGCGGCCCGGACCGGCCGCTTCACGGTCGCGGTGATCGGCGGCGACGCGGGCGCGGGCAAGACCACGCTGGTCCGCCAGCTCACCAAACGGCTCTCCGACGACGGCTGGGGCACCGCCTCCGGTGCCTGCCCCGACAGCAGCGCCACCCCTCCCGGCTGGGCCTGGGTGGAGATCCTGCGCACCCTGGTGAACGCGGCCGGGCCCGGAGAGTACGCCCCGCTGCTCGCCCCGCTGCTGGACGACGCCGCTCCCGCACCCGACGACGACCAGGTCTCCGGCGGTTTCCGGCTGCACCGGGCGGTGGGCGGCTACCTGGCGGCCGTCGCCAAGGACATCCCGATCCTGCTCACCCTGGAGGATCTGCACTGGGCCGACGACCAGACCCTCGCGCTGCTGCGCGCGCTGCCGAGCCTGCTGGCCACCAGCCGGGTGCTGCTGGTGGTGACCTGCCGTGACAGCGAGCTGAGCGACCAGCAGGCCGACGTGCTGGCGGCGCTGGCCCGGCTCGGGCCCGTCCGGGTGGGCCTGACCGGTCTCGACCCCAAGGCGGTGGCCGAGCTGGTCCGGGCGACCTGTGTGCGTGAGGTGGACGAGGAGGCGGTCAACAGCATCGTCGAACGGACCGGCGGCAACCCCTTCTTCGTCCGGGAGACGGTGCGCCTGCTCGACGCCGAGGCCGTGAGCGACCGTGCCACGGCCGCCGAGGTGATCTCCGGGGTGCCATCCGGCGTGCGCGACGTGCTGCGGCGGCGGATCTCCCGGCTGCCCTCCGCGGCCCAGCAGACCCTGCTGCAGGCTGCGGTGATCGGCCGTGACGTCGACGTGGACGTGCTGGTGGAGGTGACGGGCGACGAGGACGCCGTGGTCGACGCGGTGGAGGCGGCGCTGCTCGCCGGGCTGGTCACCGAGCCGGGGCCCGGCATGCTCCGCTTCGACCACGACCTGGTCCGCGACACCCTTTACTCCGACGCCTCCCGGCTGCGCCGCTCCCGGCTGCACGCCTCGGTGGCAGCGGTGATCGAGCGCCGGAACCCCGGTGACGTGGCCGCCCTCGCCCACCACTACGACGCGGCGGGCACCGCCGAGACGGCCATCAAGGCGGTGCACTACGCCGGGCTGGCCGCCGAGCAGGCCGAGCGCCGTTTCGCCCACCGGGAGGCCGCCTCGTTGTGGGAGCAGGCCATCGCCGCCTTCGACCGGTCCGGCATCACCCACACCCCTGACAGCACCAGGGAACGGCTGCTGCTGACCCTGAGCCTGATCAAGGCGCTGGCGCTCTGCGGTGACATGGCCGCGGCCCGCGGGCGGCGGCGCGAGGCGATGGACGCCGCCCTGCCGCTGGGCAACCTGGAGCTCACCGCCCGGGTGGCGGCCTCGCTGGCCGTACCGCACAAGGGCATGGCCCGCGACTTCACCCGCACCGCGTGGGAGATCGTCGACGTCGCCGAGCAGGCGCTGGTCGAGCTGCCCGCCGCCGAGCAGTCGCTGCGCGCGAGCCTGCTGGCCACGCTCGCACTGGAACTGGAGGGCTCGGCCACCCCCCGTGGCGAGCAGGCCTCGCTGGAGGCCGAGGAGCTGGCCCGGCGCAGCGGTGACCCGGCGCTGCTGGCGACCGCGCTGAGCGGCCGGCTACGGCAGTCCTACGGCATCACCCCGGTGGGCGAACGCGAGGTCATCGGCAGGGAGCTGCTGGAGGTCGGCAAGCGGACCGGCCAGGTCGCGGTCCAGGCACTGGCCCACCTCGTGCTGATGGAGTGCGCGGCCGCCTCGGGCGCGTTCGCCGACGCCGACGCGCACGTGGCCGCCGCCGAGCGGCTCGCCCGGCAGTACGGCCTGCCCGCACCGGCCGCCGTCTGCACCTGGTACGCCGGGCAGCGCCTGATGATCGCCGGTGACTTCACCGGCGCGGAGGGCGCCTACCGCGACGCCGCCCGTCTGACGGCCCGGGCCGGAATGCTGGAGGGCCGCCAGGACCTGCCGCTGATCACGACCTTCTGCCTGCGCCTGGTCAACGGCCGGGCCGCCGACATGGTGGAGCCCCTCGCCGAGGCCCACCAGCGCGGGGCCAAGTGGACCCTCGACGCCTACGCGGTGGCCCTGGCCTCGGCCGGGCACACCCGCGACGCGCGGGCGGTCATCGCGGTGAAGACCCCGGTCCGCCCCGACTTCCTCTACGAGCTGGCGATGATCTGGCGGGCTCTGGCGGGCATGCTGCTGGACGACCGGGAGCGGATGGTCGAGGCCTACGACACCCTGAAGCCGTTCTCCGAGCGGATCGCCGGAGCGGGCACCGGTGTGGTGGCGCTGTGGCCGGTGGCACTGACCCTCGGTGACCTGGCTCTCCGACTCGGCTTCACCGAGGCGGTGAAGCCCCATTACGAGAAGGCTCTCTCGGTGGCCCAGCGGGTCGGCGTGGCCCGCTGGGTGGAGGCGGCGCAGCGGGCTCTCAGCAGCTGA
- a CDS encoding PIG-L deacetylase family protein produces the protein MFFHAHPDDEALLTAGTMALLAAEGHRVVLVVATSGERGQADLEPGEALAAARIAELYKSAAALGCARVVNLGYGDSGLAPGGGIADDRPDNAFIDADAEDAARRLAAILTEEDADLLTTYDPAGGYGHPDHVQVHRVGGRAAELAGTPIVLEATVNRDPLLKGLRLVRRFYPQLDIRAFEQAYSPGKEITHRVGVRRFARQKRASMAAHASQATGADTRTLGVMLKVPHPLYRLVFGTEWYVRRGLPSGTRMSHPFDVPSKG, from the coding sequence GTGTTCTTCCATGCCCATCCCGACGACGAGGCCCTGCTGACCGCGGGCACCATGGCGCTGCTCGCCGCCGAGGGACACCGCGTGGTGCTCGTCGTGGCGACCTCCGGCGAACGCGGTCAGGCCGACCTCGAACCCGGCGAGGCCCTGGCCGCCGCGCGCATCGCCGAGCTCTACAAGTCGGCGGCGGCGCTCGGCTGCGCCCGGGTGGTCAACCTCGGCTACGGAGACTCCGGGCTGGCACCCGGCGGCGGGATCGCCGACGACCGGCCGGACAACGCGTTCATCGACGCCGACGCCGAGGACGCCGCCCGGCGGCTCGCCGCGATCCTCACCGAGGAGGACGCCGACCTGCTGACGACCTACGATCCCGCCGGAGGCTACGGGCACCCCGACCACGTCCAGGTGCACCGGGTCGGCGGCCGGGCCGCCGAGCTCGCCGGCACCCCGATCGTGCTGGAGGCCACGGTCAACCGCGACCCCCTGCTCAAAGGGCTCCGGCTGGTCCGCAGGTTCTACCCCCAGTTGGACATCCGCGCCTTCGAGCAGGCCTACTCCCCCGGCAAGGAGATCACCCACCGGGTCGGCGTGCGGCGTTTCGCCCGCCAGAAGCGGGCGAGCATGGCTGCCCACGCGTCCCAGGCCACCGGCGCGGACACCCGCACGCTCGGCGTCATGCTCAAGGTGCCGCATCCCCTCTACCGTCTCGTCTTCGGCACCGAGTGGTACGTCCGGCGCGGCCTGCCGTCCGGCACCAGGATGAGCCACCCCTTCGATGTTCCTTCCAAAGGTTGA
- a CDS encoding D-alanyl-D-alanine carboxypeptidase family protein, which produces MQNGGFRLIICATLAALAPLAAGLATPAHAQQDARQLFRHVARQDAPAVAARAAYLVDVTTGTVRFSKRATQRLPVASLTKVMTAYVVLREAELDDVVTVNSSDVRHATANGATTAALRADERLTVRDLLYGAMLPSGADATHALARVYGPGDSRFVAKMNAAARSLGLTGTRYGNPDGLPKPSPGYSTAQDQAKLTETALGDPVLLAIASTARYTVPASKVHRAHVWTNSNKLLGKSAGAVGLKTGYTRAAGYCLSFAADRDGHRIVGVILGESNADRRFQTAGRLLNWAGEQPTSDV; this is translated from the coding sequence ATGCAAAACGGGGGATTTCGCCTCATCATCTGCGCCACTCTGGCCGCCCTGGCCCCTCTGGCCGCCGGGCTCGCCACGCCCGCCCATGCGCAGCAGGACGCTCGGCAGCTCTTCCGGCACGTCGCCCGGCAGGACGCTCCGGCGGTGGCCGCACGGGCCGCCTACCTGGTCGACGTCACCACCGGAACGGTCCGTTTCAGCAAGCGGGCGACCCAGCGGCTGCCGGTGGCCAGCCTGACGAAGGTCATGACGGCGTACGTGGTCCTGCGGGAGGCGGAGCTGGACGACGTGGTCACGGTCAACTCGAGCGACGTACGGCACGCGACGGCGAACGGCGCGACGACCGCGGCCCTGCGCGCGGATGAGCGCCTGACCGTCAGGGATCTGCTGTACGGCGCGATGCTCCCCTCCGGGGCGGACGCCACCCATGCGCTGGCCCGCGTCTACGGCCCGGGCGACAGCAGGTTCGTGGCGAAGATGAACGCCGCGGCCCGCTCCCTCGGCCTGACCGGCACCCGCTACGGCAATCCCGACGGGCTGCCCAAGCCGAGTCCGGGCTATTCCACCGCCCAGGACCAGGCCAAGCTGACCGAGACGGCACTCGGCGACCCGGTGCTGCTGGCCATCGCCTCCACCGCGCGCTACACCGTGCCGGCGTCGAAGGTGCACCGGGCCCATGTCTGGACCAACAGCAACAAGCTGCTCGGCAAGTCGGCCGGGGCCGTGGGCCTCAAGACCGGTTACACCCGGGCCGCCGGCTACTGCCTGTCCTTCGCCGCCGACCGCGACGGCCACCGGATCGTCGGGGTGATCCTCGGCGAGTCCAACGCCGACCGGCGCTTCCAGACCGCCGGCCGCCTGCTGAACTGGGCCGGTGAGCAGCCGACCAGTGACGTCTGA